A window of Campylobacter pinnipediorum subsp. pinnipediorum contains these coding sequences:
- a CDS encoding energy transducer TonB produces MRILQLQLSRSKKCNLGGFCVSALFHAVLFTALIHFHSEIKHTGKEEITKISLGTFNPAPIPPAPTPTPPAPPKPEPVKPEPVKPKPIEKPKPKKIVKKKVQKQPIPKPIQKPIEKQEEVIEETAEPQPTAAPSATNNSNSSAATSSNAAPVVGEFNFATSAGDERFSKIHKAIKKNQKYPMKARKMRKQGIVEVSFLLKKSGAVENIKVVNSSGTDILDDAAMKTIKLASKEFPILEKDYLIKIPMEYKLR; encoded by the coding sequence ATGAGAATTTTGCAATTACAACTCTCAAGGAGTAAAAAATGTAATCTAGGCGGATTTTGTGTATCCGCTCTATTTCATGCCGTTTTATTTACGGCTTTAATACATTTTCATTCTGAGATAAAACACACAGGCAAAGAAGAAATCACAAAAATAAGTTTAGGAACTTTTAATCCGGCTCCAATACCACCTGCTCCAACCCCAACTCCGCCAGCTCCACCAAAACCTGAACCAGTTAAGCCAGAGCCAGTAAAACCTAAACCTATTGAAAAGCCTAAACCAAAAAAAATAGTTAAAAAAAAGGTTCAAAAACAACCTATTCCTAAGCCTATACAAAAACCAATTGAAAAGCAAGAAGAAGTTATTGAAGAAACAGCAGAGCCACAGCCAACAGCAGCACCTTCAGCAACAAATAATAGCAATTCTTCCGCAGCAACAAGTTCAAACGCAGCACCAGTAGTTGGAGAGTTTAACTTTGCAACATCAGCAGGAGATGAAAGATTTTCAAAGATACATAAAGCAATTAAGAAAAATCAAAAATACCCCATGAAAGCAAGAAAAATGAGAAAGCAAGGTATTGTTGAAGTTAGTTTCTTACTTAAAAAAAGTGGTGCTGTTGAAAATATAAAAGTAGTTAATAGCTCAGGAACAGATATACTTGATGATGCTGCTATGAAAACAATAAAATTAGCTTCAAAAGAATTTCCGATACTCGAAAAAGACTATCTTATAAAAATCCCAATGGAATATAAATTAAGATAA
- a CDS encoding metal-sulfur cluster assembly factor, translating into MKDEIYNELSKIVDPEVGFDIVSLGLIYDVYYDDGKAKVTMTLSTKSCPLHELILNWVEDAVMRVDGVKECDINLVWEPQWNITMASDEVKAKLG; encoded by the coding sequence ATGAAAGATGAAATTTACAACGAGCTTTCAAAAATAGTTGACCCTGAGGTTGGTTTTGATATAGTATCTTTAGGTCTTATATATGATGTTTATTATGATGACGGTAAAGCAAAAGTTACAATGACTCTATCTACTAAGTCATGCCCTTTGCACGAACTTATACTCAATTGGGTAGAAGATGCTGTTATGAGAGTGGATGGAGTAAAAGAGTGTGATATAAATTTGGTTTGGGAACCACAGTGGAATATAACTATGGCTAGTGATGAAGTTAAAGCAAAGCTGGGTTAG
- a CDS encoding peptidase M50: MILNTFAPPFRLVGGYFLVGLFYLLVSIFLFFYADFNALTSLNTAGFFHVFFVGFVLSIIIGALYQLTSVILESAFFSIKGAYLNLFIYAISLLFFSAGMVFANDKFLHIGSKILFTSLLFFAITFFLSFLKGNKRSFASFALFISSLFLIVGLIFGLFLALIFAGKVSLDFELMLRYHIYFVIGFIFFVIIGAGSVLLPMFALSHKVNFLISKISIATYILSGFFIFWNIKISLVMIIVSFLLFVIQAILILKNRVRKAFDYWNLNLFLSFISLIIFCFGFDKFGNSYSVFIITYGFLYPFIVAHFYKIVPFLVWYHYVSPFVGKQNVPLLDDMVKKNMAYSAFRLNLFAIFLSFFWLKISILFLFFSIFLVCANTLHIFKFTKFGVKNER, translated from the coding sequence ATGATACTAAATACATTTGCTCCACCGTTTAGATTGGTAGGCGGATATTTTTTGGTAGGGTTGTTTTATCTGCTAGTTAGCATTTTTTTGTTTTTTTATGCTGATTTTAATGCATTAACATCTTTAAATACAGCTGGTTTTTTTCATGTATTTTTTGTTGGATTTGTTTTAAGTATTATTATAGGTGCTTTATATCAGCTAACTTCAGTTATATTAGAGAGTGCATTTTTTAGCATAAAAGGGGCATATTTAAACTTATTTATATATGCTATCTCTCTTTTGTTTTTTTCTGCTGGTATGGTGTTTGCAAATGATAAGTTTTTGCATATTGGTTCAAAGATATTATTTACCTCTCTTTTGTTTTTCGCAATTACTTTTTTTCTTAGTTTTTTAAAGGGCAATAAAAGAAGTTTTGCTTCTTTTGCATTATTTATATCATCTTTGTTCTTGATAGTAGGACTTATTTTTGGTCTTTTCTTGGCTTTGATTTTTGCTGGTAAAGTAAGTTTGGATTTTGAGCTTATGCTTCGCTATCATATATATTTTGTTATTGGATTTATATTTTTTGTAATTATTGGAGCCGGAAGTGTTCTTTTGCCTATGTTTGCTTTGTCACATAAGGTTAATTTTTTGATTTCAAAGATATCTATTGCTACTTATATATTGTCTGGTTTTTTTATTTTTTGGAATATTAAAATTTCTTTGGTGATGATAATAGTTTCATTCTTACTTTTTGTTATTCAAGCTATTTTAATACTTAAAAATAGAGTAAGAAAGGCTTTTGATTATTGGAATTTAAATTTATTTTTATCATTTATAAGTTTGATTATTTTTTGTTTTGGATTTGATAAATTTGGAAATTCTTATAGTGTTTTTATAATAACTTATGGATTTTTATATCCTTTTATAGTTGCCCATTTTTATAAAATAGTTCCTTTTTTAGTTTGGTATCATTATGTTTCGCCATTTGTCGGAAAACAAAATGTTCCGCTTCTTGATGATATGGTTAAGAAAAATATGGCATATTCTGCTTTTAGGCTTAATCTGTTTGCTATATTTTTATCATTTTTTTGGTTAAAAATATCAATATTATTTTTGTTTTTTAGTATTTTTTTAGTTTGTGCTAACACATTACATATATTTAAATTTACAAAATTTGGAGTAAAAAATGAAAGATGA
- a CDS encoding GatB/YqeY domain-containing protein, producing the protein MTIREQILDDIKVAMKEKDEFKRDTLRTLNAALKQVEVDNRVELTDDVVLPLLQKEIKKRNDAKELFLKGEREDLAQKEQNEMDIISKYLPAQLSDDELKDKLREIITEVGACSIAKLGDVIKTAKERLGASADPKRISDMAKKFLA; encoded by the coding sequence ATGACAATACGAGAACAAATTTTAGATGATATTAAAGTAGCTATGAAAGAAAAAGATGAGTTTAAAAGAGATACTTTAAGAACTCTTAATGCTGCTTTAAAGCAAGTTGAAGTCGATAATAGAGTAGAACTTACAGATGATGTGGTGTTGCCTTTATTGCAAAAAGAGATTAAAAAAAGAAATGATGCTAAAGAGCTTTTTTTAAAGGGTGAGCGCGAAGATCTTGCACAAAAAGAGCAAAACGAGATGGATATCATAAGCAAATATCTTCCAGCTCAGCTTAGTGATGATGAGCTAAAAGACAAACTAAGAGAGATTATAACTGAAGTTGGTGCATGCAGTATAGCTAAGCTAGGTGATGTTATAAAGACAGCAAAAGAAAGACTTGGTGCAAGTGCTGATCCAAAAAGAATAAGTGATATGGCTAAAAAATTCCTAGCTTAA
- a CDS encoding disulfide bond formation protein DsbA, whose product MIIGIDLGSNTLRIALIKHEHGICVVEKSFEAIVGSARGLRENMLISDEAKERIFNALKLAKEEFDFSLFEHIAVATAAFRIAKNSDIIFQQIKELFGINFQIISGDSEARYINLGVKNALNRLQIPDKNYVCIDLGGASSEISDSNTFRSFKFGIITFFEEFKTIKDMNENVSSVVKQAKDFLSSFKKDFIVLTSGVATTMAALKLGIDYDDYDANLINGCSLDIQDFTDLKQMLIELCDDKADIVVGKNRKMLVVAGMILLKELLKDESAKIVTIDDGLREGIVVAYFKREFDKILKTKRG is encoded by the coding sequence ATGATTATAGGTATTGATTTGGGTTCAAATACATTAAGAATAGCACTTATAAAACACGAACATGGAATTTGTGTTGTTGAAAAAAGTTTTGAAGCTATTGTTGGAAGTGCTAGAGGGCTTCGTGAAAATATGCTAATTAGCGATGAAGCCAAAGAGCGTATTTTTAATGCTTTAAAACTTGCAAAAGAAGAGTTTGATTTTTCTTTGTTTGAGCATATAGCTGTGGCTACAGCTGCATTTAGGATAGCAAAAAACTCAGATATCATCTTTCAACAAATCAAAGAATTATTTGGTATAAATTTTCAAATTATTAGCGGAGATAGCGAAGCTAGATATATAAATCTAGGTGTTAAAAATGCTTTAAATAGACTTCAAATACCGGATAAAAATTATGTTTGCATAGACCTTGGTGGTGCTAGTAGTGAGATAAGTGACTCAAATACTTTTAGGAGTTTTAAATTCGGTATTATTACATTTTTTGAAGAGTTTAAAACTATAAAAGATATGAACGAAAATGTATCAAGCGTTGTTAAGCAGGCTAAAGATTTTTTGTCATCATTTAAAAAAGATTTTATTGTTCTTACATCAGGCGTTGCTACTACTATGGCTGCTTTAAAGCTCGGGATTGATTATGATGATTATGATGCAAATTTGATAAATGGTTGTTCTTTGGATATACAAGATTTTACTGATTTAAAACAGATGTTGATTGAGCTTTGTGATGATAAGGCTGATATTGTTGTTGGGAAAAATAGAAAAATGCTTGTTGTTGCTGGTATGATTTTATTAAAAGAGCTTTTAAAAGATGAAAGTGCTAAGATTGTTACTATAGATGATGGTCTTAGAGAGGGAATTGTAGTTGCTTATTTTAAGCGTGAGTTTGATAAAATTTTAAAAACTAAAAGGGGTTAA
- a CDS encoding inorganic phosphate transporter, giving the protein MTRDNLIAFVIFIITIVCFFTWGINTIPNSKYFIFFIASLFGIFMAFNIGGNDVANSFGTSVGAKTLTIKQALIIAAIFELSGAVFAGAEVTNTIRNGIINFSDKNVIPEKFVAIMMSALLSSGLWLFFASRKGLPVSTTHSIVGGIVGAGIMMGYTSYGAKEAFEMVTWSEIGKIAISWVISPLMGGVLSFLVFGYIKKNIINPTRQLRISIKTLKKERKIFKRNFIKELKTKPESEQIKTLSNMILIDEDDTKSTKYSEYRSQIKAMKEREKQIDSFAAMKKHIPLIAGFAAMVISSMMIFKGLKNINLDISIIQSIWILFVIGVLAYLASFAFIKVMNKNDAEKSINRVFSWFQIFTASSFAFSHGANDIANAIGPFVAILDVLKTGVINKASTIPSVVMITFGISLVVGLWFLGKEVISTIGSKLAEILPTTGFSAELGASMVILLATKFGIPVSSTHILIGAVLGIGIINKNANWAMVKPILLAWVITLPASAILSGAFYFSVLKFL; this is encoded by the coding sequence TTGACACGAGACAACCTGATAGCCTTTGTTATATTTATAATTACTATAGTATGCTTTTTTACGTGGGGAATCAACACTATACCAAATAGCAAATATTTTATATTTTTTATAGCAAGTCTTTTTGGTATATTTATGGCGTTTAATATAGGCGGAAACGATGTAGCAAATAGCTTTGGAACTAGTGTTGGAGCAAAAACTTTAACAATAAAACAAGCCCTTATAATAGCTGCTATATTTGAGCTAAGCGGTGCTGTTTTTGCTGGTGCAGAAGTAACAAATACGATAAGAAACGGTATCATAAACTTTTCAGATAAAAATGTAATACCGGAAAAATTTGTAGCCATAATGATGTCAGCACTTCTAAGTTCTGGACTTTGGCTGTTTTTTGCATCAAGAAAAGGACTTCCTGTCTCTACAACACACTCGATAGTAGGTGGCATAGTCGGCGCTGGTATTATGATGGGTTATACAAGCTATGGCGCAAAAGAAGCATTTGAAATGGTAACTTGGAGCGAAATAGGCAAAATAGCAATAAGCTGGGTCATCTCACCACTAATGGGTGGCGTGTTATCATTTTTGGTATTTGGCTATATTAAGAAAAATATCATAAATCCCACAAGACAACTTAGAATTTCAATTAAAACGCTAAAAAAAGAGAGAAAAATCTTTAAACGTAACTTCATAAAAGAACTAAAAACAAAACCGGAAAGTGAACAAATAAAAACACTTTCAAACATGATTTTAATCGATGAAGATGATACAAAAAGCACAAAATACAGCGAATACAGATCGCAAATTAAAGCAATGAAAGAAAGAGAAAAACAGATAGACTCCTTTGCTGCGATGAAAAAACATATCCCATTGATAGCAGGTTTTGCTGCAATGGTTATATCATCCATGATGATTTTTAAGGGCTTAAAGAATATAAATTTAGATATAAGCATAATACAAAGCATATGGATACTCTTTGTTATAGGTGTTTTAGCATATCTTGCCAGTTTTGCATTCATTAAAGTAATGAATAAAAATGATGCCGAAAAAAGCATAAATCGTGTATTTTCTTGGTTTCAAATTTTTACAGCCTCATCGTTTGCATTTTCACACGGGGCAAACGATATAGCAAACGCAATCGGCCCTTTTGTTGCGATACTTGATGTATTGAAAACAGGAGTTATAAATAAAGCCTCTACTATACCTAGTGTTGTTATGATTACTTTTGGAATTTCTTTGGTTGTTGGCTTATGGTTTTTAGGAAAAGAAGTTATCTCCACCATAGGCTCCAAGCTTGCCGAAATTTTACCAACAACCGGATTTAGCGCTGAACTTGGTGCTAGTATGGTTATACTTCTAGCAACAAAATTTGGAATTCCGGTAAGCTCAACACATATACTTATAGGTGCTGTATTAGGAATAGGCATAATAAACAAAAACGCAAACTGGGCTATGGTAAAACCAATACTTCTAGCTTGGGTTATAACACTCCCTGCTTCGGCTATACTATCTGGTGCATTTTATTTTAGTGTTTTAAAATTTTTATAA
- the mnmH gene encoding tRNA 2-selenouridine(34) synthase MnmH gives MSLVELDIDNWLKNRDKFDLIIDARSPSEFAYSRIKGAINLYVLNDKEHNEIGTLYKQNRSLAKVLGARYVCLNTSEHLPKIYEMAKVGSLIGVYCSRGGMRSNSISQILSMIGYRVERLIDGYKSYRKNVLDELEKPIDLKFITLFGNTGSSKTKLIRSLQPSLDLEHIANHLGSVFGEINGKQPSQKEFEDNLFEELILLKDKKACFIEGESRRIGSLTVPSSLHTSMRSGINVEIVASLENRVECIMKDYKSVDSEFFYSCMKKISPFISKEARDDAINAYENNDIHKVCEILLVKYYDKVYKKPQKIDYTISSDDFELAKSKLMQIYNKQLKL, from the coding sequence GTGAGCTTAGTTGAGTTAGATATAGATAATTGGTTAAAAAATAGAGATAAATTTGACCTTATTATTGATGCTAGAAGTCCTAGCGAATTTGCATATTCTCGTATAAAAGGTGCTATAAATTTATATGTTTTAAACGACAAAGAACATAATGAAATAGGCACTCTTTACAAACAAAATAGATCATTAGCAAAGGTTTTGGGTGCTAGATATGTTTGTCTAAATACAAGCGAACATTTACCAAAGATATATGAAATGGCAAAAGTCGGATCTCTTATAGGTGTTTATTGCTCAAGAGGTGGAATGCGTTCTAACTCTATTTCTCAAATTTTAAGTATGATTGGTTATAGGGTTGAAAGACTTATTGATGGATATAAATCATATAGAAAAAATGTTTTGGATGAGCTTGAAAAACCTATTGATTTGAAATTTATAACACTTTTTGGAAATACCGGAAGTAGTAAAACCAAGCTCATAAGATCACTACAACCATCTTTGGATTTGGAACATATAGCAAATCATTTAGGCTCTGTTTTTGGTGAGATAAATGGAAAACAGCCTAGTCAAAAAGAGTTTGAAGATAATTTATTTGAAGAGCTTATTTTACTAAAAGATAAAAAAGCATGTTTTATAGAGGGTGAGAGTAGGCGTATAGGCTCATTAACTGTTCCTTCTAGTTTGCATACTTCTATGAGAAGTGGTATAAATGTTGAGATAGTGGCTAGTCTTGAAAATAGGGTAGAGTGCATTATGAAAGATTATAAGAGTGTGGATAGTGAGTTTTTTTACTCTTGTATGAAAAAAATTAGCCCTTTTATATCAAAAGAGGCAAGAGATGATGCTATAAATGCTTATGAAAATAATGACATACATAAGGTTTGTGAGATACTCTTAGTTAAATACTATGATAAGGTTTACAAAAAGCCACAAAAGATAGATTATACTATAAGTTCAGATGATTTTGAACTGGCAAAATCAAAGCTTATGCAAATCTATAATAAACAATTAAAATTATAA
- a CDS encoding HIT family protein, producing the protein MQHLCAPWRSEYFENKPTGCVFCAIKDNPDDDIKNGVLFRAKFCYGIMNRFPYSPGHFMVIPFSHFDNIESLDDEIWQEMSYYVKRGVKILKDELKADGVNIGMNLGKAAGAGIAEHVHYHLVPRWERDTNFITTIADVRVNGTPFYPLFEKLKRAFSELS; encoded by the coding sequence ATGCAACATTTATGTGCGCCGTGGAGGTCAGAATACTTTGAAAATAAGCCAACTGGTTGTGTTTTTTGTGCGATAAAAGACAACCCTGATGATGATATAAAAAATGGGGTTTTGTTTAGGGCTAAGTTTTGTTATGGGATAATGAATCGTTTTCCTTATTCTCCGGGACATTTTATGGTTATACCTTTTTCTCACTTTGATAATATAGAATCACTAGATGATGAAATTTGGCAAGAGATGTCGTATTATGTAAAAAGAGGTGTTAAGATCTTAAAAGATGAATTAAAAGCAGATGGTGTAAATATAGGTATGAATCTGGGAAAAGCTGCTGGAGCTGGTATAGCCGAACATGTCCATTATCATTTAGTGCCTAGATGGGAAAGGGATACAAACTTTATCACTACGATAGCTGATGTTAGGGTAAATGGAACACCTTTTTATCCATTATTTGAAAAATTAAAAAGAGCATTTAGTGAGCTTAGTTGA